One Bacillus sp. 1780r2a1 DNA segment encodes these proteins:
- a CDS encoding peptidylprolyl isomerase, with the protein MDKKKKKKLFSFLGIITAGAIIAGVVYQVNRTDAVASVDGDKITKDQLYEVLMSQGGTDVLDSMIEQKVINKEAEKKSVTVSEKELNKELDALITSYGGEDTFNQALEASGIKEKEVKKDLETNLKAKKLVEDTIEISEDEMKSYFDENKDSFDQPEQVKASHILVKDEKTANEVKKKLSDGEKFADLAKEYSTDTASKEDGGNLGYFSKEDMVQEFSDAAFNLKADAISNPVKTEYGYHIIKVTDKKEAQDANYENSKDEIKQLLLENKFQSEYSTWLEETKKKYDIENFS; encoded by the coding sequence CTATCATTGCGGGTGTTGTATATCAAGTCAATCGCACCGATGCAGTAGCGAGTGTTGATGGAGACAAAATCACAAAGGATCAATTATATGAAGTGTTAATGTCTCAAGGTGGAACTGACGTTTTGGATTCAATGATTGAACAAAAAGTCATTAATAAAGAAGCTGAAAAGAAAAGCGTAACAGTTAGTGAAAAAGAACTTAATAAAGAGCTTGATGCATTAATCACATCATATGGCGGGGAAGACACGTTTAATCAAGCTTTAGAAGCAAGCGGTATTAAAGAAAAAGAAGTTAAAAAAGATTTAGAAACAAATTTAAAGGCTAAAAAATTAGTAGAAGATACAATTGAAATCTCTGAGGATGAGATGAAATCATATTTTGATGAAAACAAAGATTCATTTGATCAGCCGGAGCAGGTAAAAGCAAGCCATATTCTTGTAAAAGATGAAAAAACGGCTAATGAAGTGAAGAAAAAACTGAGCGATGGTGAAAAGTTTGCTGATTTAGCAAAAGAATATTCAACCGATACAGCCTCTAAGGAAGATGGAGGAAACTTGGGATACTTTAGTAAAGAAGATATGGTGCAAGAATTCAGCGATGCAGCATTTAACTTAAAGGCTGATGCCATTAGCAATCCGGTAAAAACGGAGTATGGTTATCATATTATAAAAGTAACTGATAAAAAAGAAGCTCAAGATGCAAATTATGAAAATAGTAAAGATGAAATTAAACAACTTTTATTAGAGAATAAATTTCAGTCTGAATATTCAACTTGGTTAGAAGAAACGAAGAAAAAGTATGACATTGAGAATTTTTCGTAA